A single genomic interval of Lathyrus oleraceus cultivar Zhongwan6 chromosome 7, CAAS_Psat_ZW6_1.0, whole genome shotgun sequence harbors:
- the LOC127103500 gene encoding uncharacterized protein LOC127103500 — protein sequence MSKGSDMRNPTKHTSGTENQIEAERSAIDKELQKFVTSLLKEVNSDVFPEFKHIWQKKLDLMVILVKKTEESVPEHAAYERRSKKKADECVPEQAAHERRSKKKVDHVLNVDDLTYDEEPLTNIMTPSIAKKLQRRKGKVMVFEDSPSKEIKRKSGGMKSTPSRSSVGKSLVGPTRSWSKVVTPTRKRKVVSSKNAERWKYVMQRRVALERELGKDALKCKEIVELIEAVGLMKTITKFGPCCESLVKEFVVIIPNRCDGVKSADYKKLEVTHDQVCKEITIKQVKQWPNGGKLSTGKLSVKYAILHKIGTTNWVPSNHTSTISNGLGKFSYAIGTRRAFDFGKYIFEQVMKQTLSTAVKMPICFPSLIYGIILNQHPGILLPIDSVKKKESPLSLHYKLFAGTHVPYIVMTSSQAFIEEKEAEHGGDDNGGADVEDSIGGNDVETNEDKEAKGEEYVDANSDSQEDI from the exons ATGTCTAAAGGGTCTGATATGAGAAACCCTACTAAGCATACTAGCGGCACTGAGAATCAAATTGAAGCGGAAAGGAGTGCCATTGATAAGGAACTTCAGAAGTTTGTTACCTCTTTGCTGAAGGAAGTGAACTCAGATGTTTTTCCAGAGTTCAAACATATTTGGCAAAAGAAACTAGACCTGATGGTGATTCTAGTGAAAAAAACCGAGGAAAGTGTCCCTGAGCATGCTGCTTATGAAAGAAGGAGTAAGAAGAAGGCTGATGAATGTGTCCCGGAGCAAGCTGCTCATGAAAGAAGAAGTAAAAAGAAAGTGGATCATGTTCTCAATGTTGATGACCTAACATATGATGAGGAACCTCTTACCAACATAATGACTCCTAGTATAGCCAAGAAACTTCAGAGAAGAAAAGGAAAGGTTATGGTGTTTGAAGATTCTCCCTCCAAGGAGATAAAAAGAAAATCTGGTGGTATGAAAAGCACTCCCTCTAGAAGTTCCGTAGGAAAATCTCTTGTTGGTCCTACTAGATCATGGAGTAAAGTTGTTACTCCTACTAGGAAGAGGAAAGTTGTTTCTTCTA AGAATGCTGAAAGATGGAAGTATGTTATGCAAAGGAGGGTAGCTTTAGAGAGGGAATTGGGTAAAGATGCCCTAAAATGTAAGGAAATTGTGGAGCTTATAGAGGCTGTTGGTTTGATGAAGACTATCACAAAATTTGGTCCTTGCTGTGAAAGTCTAGTCAAGGAGTTTGTGGTGATAATTCCTAATAGGTGTGATGGTGTGAAGAGTGCAGACTATAAGAAG CTAGAGGTTACACATGACCAAGTATGCAAGGAGATAACTATCAAGCAAGTAAAACAATGGCCAAACGGAGGAAAGTTGTCTACTGGGAAGCTAAGTGTCAAGTATGCAATCCTTCATAAAATTGGGACTACCAACTGGGTGCCTTCTAATCACACCTCAACCATCTCTAATGGGCTTGGGAAGTTTAGTTATGCTATTGGGACAAGAAGAGCTTTTGACTTTGGGAAGTACATTTTTGAACAAGTTATGAAGCAGACCTTATCAACTGCTGTGAAGATGCCTATATGCTTTCCATCACTCATTTATGGGATAATCCTTAACCAACATCCTGGAATCTTATTGCCTATTGATAGTGTGAAGAAAAAGGAATCTCCTTTATCCCTCCATTACAAACTGTTTGCTGGAACACATGTCCCAtatattgtcatgacatcttcTCAG GCCTTCATCGAAGAAAAGGAAGCTGAACATGGTGGTGATGACAATGGTGGAGCTGATGTTGAGGACTCTATTGGTGGAAATGATGTTGAGACTAATGAAGATAAGGAAGCTAAAGGAGAGGAGTATGTTGATGCAAACTCAGATAGTCAGGAAGATATATGA